The Flavobacterium sp. 1 genome contains the following window.
TCAAATTCCTTTTTTAGCTCTTCTCTTATTTGTGGTTCAATGTTAGCCGTTGAAACTAAAAAGCCTCCTTTATATTTATTATTTTGGAGATTATATTGTAATTGAACAAGTGAATTTTTAATTGTTGAAATAGGGATTCTACGACTCCTATAAATTTTTACCTCAACTCCGTACGTATCTGAATTTTTTGCTATTTCAATGTCTACACCTTTATCAAGTGGTTGTGAAATAAGATTGCTATCTAACTTAAATGAGTTAAATAAATCAAATATAAAATGTTCAAATCTTAGCCCAATGTTTCTCATAAAATTCGCTTAGTTTTTTTAAAATGACATATGTTGTAAAAAGTATATTTAGCAAATACTTAAATACTCTGCGAACATTTCTGTAAATTCATATCTTTCAATTCCATTATCGTCATAAGTTTCTACTTCTCTAATTAAGGCAGCAGTCATATTTGGCCAATATGTGTCAAGTACATGGTCTTTTTTCTTTGATTTTTGAATGCTAATTAAATGCTTAGCATCGTCTGTTTCAGTAAATGTGAATGTACTACCAGCCGGTAGCCCTAAAATTGATAAATGCAAATAATTTTCCGGTTCTCGTTTTCGAGTAACATAAGCTTTTATACCTTGAGCTTGTAACTCATTTATAGCGGTTGTGTTTATTGCTTCTTCAACTGTTCCCTTGTCAGAATCTAAAAGAATGCACCAAGGAATATTAAATTGCTCTGCTAATTTTAAAGTTCTCCAATGCTTTAAATTTCCACAGCCACCAATCGGAACAATTGCGATTTCTTTTTCTAAAAAAGTATGTGTCAAATATCCTTCGTCTTTTAATACTTGCGAAGTATGATTAACAAAGCTAACATCGGATTTGCCTTCTACTAATAAAAGTGCTTTTGCTGATTTAGAAATGGGATCAGGTAAAAGTCCTAATGTATCAGCAATTTTTTGAAATACTTCATCAGTTCCTGATTCCACCGTTCTTACCATACCTTCTTTATTTATAAATCTTAAACTTTGTAAAGGTAGAAGACCTGCTAAACTAGGAGTATGAGTAGTAAGTATGATTTGGGTATTAGGTGCATGTGATAATTCTATAAAAGCTTTTATCAGCATTTCTTGGTGATTGGGATGTTGTGATGTTTCAGGCTCTTCGAATGCATATATTATTCTATCTCCAAC
Protein-coding sequences here:
- a CDS encoding ATP-dependent endonuclease, which encodes MLIKAFIELSHAPNTQIILTTHTPSLAGLLPLQSLRFINKEGMVRTVESGTDEVFQKIADTLGLLPDPISKSAKALLLVEGKSDVSFVNHTSQVLKDEGYLTHTFLEKEIAIVPIGGCGNLKHWRTLKLAEQFNIPWCILLDSDKGTVEEAINTTAINELQAQGIKAYVTRKREPENYLHLSILGLPAGSTFTFTETDDAKHLISIQKSKKKDHVLDTYWPNMTAALIREVETYDDNGIERYEFTEMFAEYLSIC